The following is a genomic window from Desulfofarcimen acetoxidans DSM 771.
TAAAGCTATACAGGCCTACGATTTACCAACTCAATGCCAGAAACCAGCATGAATAATATACACCTTTTTGAGCAAACAGTTCGCAAATTAGACGGTCTTTTCATACATAATTCCCCTTCTGTTACCGGCCGATCAATAAGTAATTCTGCAAAGCACCTCCCCTTTCGTATACTCAATAAATTTTTTAGATAAAAAAGAACTCACCAATGTTAGGGGCTGTTGACAAACTATTCTTTTATACAAAAAAGGTGTCTGATAACCCAAGAAAATCAGGGGTTTTCAGGCACTTTTTCGTGAAAGATTGATTTTATGTCATTTGTCGACAGCCCCGTTAGCCAGTGAGTCCTGTTTATTTGCAGTTTGATGTATATTTTCCTTGTGAGATACAGCTTGAGGGCAATCCGATTTTGCCATGTTTTTGTATCGCTGGTAGAGAAAACGCGATACATCATTCACAAAAAAATTAAGAAGATCATTATCTTGATGTCCGACCTAGGAAGAAAAAGAAAAACCCAAATCCATAGAGTGCAAACAAAATCTTTATGGGTTCAGCTCCGGGGATAAAACCCAAAAATCCAAGAAAACCCATAAAAGCAAGTAATCCCAATCTTTCTGGAAAACGTAAACATTGATCATAAAAAAATCGTAAGCTAAATAAGCTAAAAGAAGCAAACGCAGCTAGCCATGGTTTAAGAATGGTCAAATCGACTGCGTAGCCTACAACTCCGACCAACCCCACCAAACCAAGCATTCCAAGGCTCTCTGGAAATTTAAGACGAATGTCACGGATCGACATTTTGCTCACATCCCTTCAAAAAGCAATTTCATTTTTTGTCCTTTTGCCATATCATAGAGGCTTTGGCAACCATTATTTTATTAGCCTACAAAACAAGGCCACCATTCATCCCACCACCTTATTTTAGAAAAATTACGCTCAATTGAAAGGTAAATTGCTAAACATGGGCCTGGGGATACTTGACGTCAATATTAATTAATCTCGTGACGAATGAATCGGTGTTTTTATTGAAATAATGCATGGTCTTTCCTCATGATGTTATGGAAATTCTTGCAATTATCCCATTGGAACACCTTTTATTCTTTCTGCAATTCTAGATAGGCTTCCTTCATGAGTCGTGTTATTGGCATTTTCTGAGGACATATTTTTTCGGCAATCGAATAATCGCTACTATCTATTTTACTCTGAATACCACTTGGCATTTGTGCAAACCTCTGAGCAGCCAAATCTTGTCTACCATATCCTCTTGAATACATGAGCATTTCCATAATGTCAAATATAGGTATCTTGTCAGTGTTTGTTGTTTCACACGCGCCACAGCGCCTACAAAAATATTTTCCAGTTGCATTTGCATAATCTAGCAACAATCTTAAAATCTCAGGGTTGAGTGGATTCTTATCTATAGCTGCCAAAACATTTGATTGTAAAATAGCTGAGTTAGGCATGAGAGAGCAAATTGATGTTAAGGAAGGATTCTGCCAAATTGCCCTTAGTTTTGATTGCTCAAAGGATATATTATGGCCTGTCAATAATGAATCTATCTTTTCCTTGCTCGGAAGCTTCTGCAGCTCGGCTTTTTTCTGTACACAGAACCCCATGGACTTAACAGCAAATATGCCAATGCCTTTTCCATGGCATTTCTGCAAAGCTTCTTCCATGCTTTTAATACTCTGCATTCTATAGTTGTAAAACGTTTGAATTCCATCTATCCAACCGAGCTCAGAGGCACCGCTAAGGCAGTTATCCATGTTTTTGTGGGTGCAGAATCCGAAAAATCGAATCTTTTTTTCCTTTTTGACTTTCTCGACCCATTTTCTCACATCATTATTGAGCATCTTGATGTCATCCACTGAATGTATTGCTAAAAAGTCTATAAATGATGTCTCATTCTCTTTGAGAACTTTGTCCAACTGTTTCTGCATGACAACTGGATCTGTTGAATAAACTTTTCCAGATAAAAAAACTCTTTCTCGTATCTCAGGTTTTCCTTGGAAATACTTGGCGTATACTTTTCCAGTGAATGAGACAATCTCCCAGCAATCTACACCGTACTTTAAGGCTTCATCCAGCAAAGCTTGGCTGTCTGCGCTTCCAAAGGATCCCCCCCCGAGACAGAGTTTCGATATTTTAACTCCAGTATTGCCGAATGCTCTCTTGGGTACAATAAAATCCATGTTATTCTTTTGCATCATTTAACTCCACCTCTCCCCCAATAAATTAAAGTTATCCCTAGTGCAGCTTGGCTTTAATGAACAATCATAGTGAATATATAGTATGCTTGAAAAAATGGCTAACGGAACTCATATACAATTGCACTTTAAGGAACGTTCTACCATAATATTAGCGGCATATCAGGGAATAAGCAATACTTATATTGTCAAAGAATACAATCTAAACCGAGGCACCTTAAAAAAATAGCTCAACAGATAGGCAAAAGAAGAAAAAGATATAACGCAAATAGAAACAGATAAACCCGATGCTGCTAACACAACATCATCAGATAGTGAAAATAGTATTAATAAATGTTAAACAGAGTTGTTCCAAAATCATCTCAGGGGAATAGCCACGTACCCCTCTCTGAAACAAATAGGAATCACTACTTAAAGCCATTAGCAACATATCGGCTCTGAAAACACTGTTAGTATGGCTCTGCTCAGTTCCAGTCATCTCGTCAAATAGTTTCACGAATAGTTGATGCAATTCGTCATATAGAGGACTGCGCTTTCGAGACCTAAGTGGATTTGTTGATGCGGAGTCCTCGACCCCTGTAAGCAATTGTGATTTTTTTTCTCTGAAGCAGATAAATAACCTGAGAATTTCTTTAAATCGTTGACTTGGTGGAAATATCCGGTTGTCCCTCAAATATGCTTCAATGTCCTCGAAAAGTTGATCAATGTTTTCTCTGATTAAATCCAGACATAATTCACCTTTGTTTCTATAACGGCGATAGAGCGTACCCGGGCCGATCTGTGCCTCAATGGCAATTTGATTCATACTGACTTGTTCAACACCATTTTGCTCAAACAACCTAATAGCCGCATTCAATATACGCTGACGATTCTCGGCAGCATCACGACGTTCAGTACGAGTAGTGGTTGTATTCTCATCACTCACTATACTATCAGCTCCCTAAATTCAATTATAAAATCATTGACAAGTGGAGTATTCTCCACTTAATATTAATAAGGAGAGTTCTCCACATAATACTAGCATAATGATGGGGAGTGTACAACACATGCAAAATCACCACAATAAAACTGCACTGTTGGTCATGGATATGCAAAACGGTATTGTTTCGCGTTTTGCAGGAAATGGAAAGGTGCTGCTTCCGTTTCAAAAGGCAGTTGAAGCCGCACGGCGACATTCCATTCCTGTAATATTTGTCCGAGTCGCATTTCGCGAAGGTTATCCCGAGGTTAGTCCACGAAACAAGTCCTTCTCAGCAATTTCCGGTTTCGGTGGAATGACCGTCTCAGAAACAGCTACGCAAATTCACGAATCGGTACAACCCCAACCAGGTGAGCCACTTGTTACAAAGCTTCGCGTCAGCGCATTCACTGGCAACGATCTTGAAGTCATACTCCGATCCCGCCAAATCGATACCCTTGTTCTTTGCGGCATTGCCACCAGTGGCGTCGTTCTATCCACATTGCGGGAAGCAGCTGACAAAGACTTTGCCCTTAAGGTGCTTTCGGACGCGTGTCTTGATGCTGACCCGGAAGTTCACCGCGTTCTCACAGAGAAGGTGTTCCCTCGCCAGGCAAATGTATTGACTGTCGATGCTTGGATCGATACATTAGATTAAAAAGTCTTGAAGGAAGGCTTATAGTTATGCCAATTTGGAAAAGAAATTTAATCGTTTGCTGGTTTGGGATGTTTGTGACAGGTGTGGGAATGAGCCAGATTGCCCCGGTATTACCGCTTTATATAAAGCACCTTGGAGTTCACAATACAGCTTTAATTGAACAATTTTCGGGATTAGCCTTTGGTGTTACTTTTATAATTTCAGCTGTTTTCTCTCCTATTTGGGGACATGCTGCTGATAAATTTGGAAGAAAACCAATGCTTTTGCGGGCAAGCCTTGGTATGGCAATAGTTATTTTCAGTATGGGTTTTGCAACAAATGTGTACATGCTGATAGGCTTAAGATTGTTGCAGGGAGTTATAACTGGCTACAGTTCAGCTTGTACCACATTGATTGCAACTCAAACAGATAAAGAACATGCAGGATGGGCTTTAGGAACGCTTTCGACATCATCTATAGCAGGTTCTTTGCTTGGGCCTTTGATTGGTGGCTTTATCGAAGAGAATTTTGGTTTGCAAAATATATTTTTTATAACTGGTGCACTGATGTTGGTTGCATTCATTACAACTGCGTTATATGTAAAGGAATCTTTTAGTCGTCAAGATAAAAAGGTACTTGGTACTAAGCAAATATGGGGAATTATTCCGAACAAAAGTTTGATTATTACAATGTTTGTAACCTTTTTTGTGTTATACATGGCATTATATTCTGTTGAACCAATCATAACAGTATATATTAGCCAGTTATCAAGTAATACAGGTCATGTTGCTTTATTGGCCGGAATAGCATTCTCAGCTTCAGGACTGGCAAGTATAATTTCGGCTCCAAGAT
Proteins encoded in this region:
- a CDS encoding aldo/keto reductase, encoding MMQKNNMDFIVPKRAFGNTGVKISKLCLGGGSFGSADSQALLDEALKYGVDCWEIVSFTGKVYAKYFQGKPEIRERVFLSGKVYSTDPVVMQKQLDKVLKENETSFIDFLAIHSVDDIKMLNNDVRKWVEKVKKEKKIRFFGFCTHKNMDNCLSGASELGWIDGIQTFYNYRMQSIKSMEEALQKCHGKGIGIFAVKSMGFCVQKKAELQKLPSKEKIDSLLTGHNISFEQSKLRAIWQNPSLTSICSLMPNSAILQSNVLAAIDKNPLNPEILRLLLDYANATGKYFCRRCGACETTNTDKIPIFDIMEMLMYSRGYGRQDLAAQRFAQMPSGIQSKIDSSDYSIAEKICPQKMPITRLMKEAYLELQKE
- a CDS encoding TetR/AcrR family transcriptional regulator, giving the protein MSDENTTTTRTERRDAAENRQRILNAAIRLFEQNGVEQVSMNQIAIEAQIGPGTLYRRYRNKGELCLDLIRENIDQLFEDIEAYLRDNRIFPPSQRFKEILRLFICFREKKSQLLTGVEDSASTNPLRSRKRSPLYDELHQLFVKLFDEMTGTEQSHTNSVFRADMLLMALSSDSYLFQRGVRGYSPEMILEQLCLTFINTIFTI
- a CDS encoding cysteine hydrolase family protein encodes the protein MQNHHNKTALLVMDMQNGIVSRFAGNGKVLLPFQKAVEAARRHSIPVIFVRVAFREGYPEVSPRNKSFSAISGFGGMTVSETATQIHESVQPQPGEPLVTKLRVSAFTGNDLEVILRSRQIDTLVLCGIATSGVVLSTLREAADKDFALKVLSDACLDADPEVHRVLTEKVFPRQANVLTVDAWIDTLD
- a CDS encoding multidrug efflux MFS transporter, which gives rise to MPIWKRNLIVCWFGMFVTGVGMSQIAPVLPLYIKHLGVHNTALIEQFSGLAFGVTFIISAVFSPIWGHAADKFGRKPMLLRASLGMAIVIFSMGFATNVYMLIGLRLLQGVITGYSSACTTLIATQTDKEHAGWALGTLSTSSIAGSLLGPLIGGFIEENFGLQNIFFITGALMLVAFITTALYVKESFSRQDKKVLGTKQIWGIIPNKSLIITMFVTFFVLYMALYSVEPIITVYISQLSSNTGHVALLAGIAFSASGLASIISAPRLGKISDKIGPQKVMLVAIALSGLIFLPQAFVTNPWQLIVLRFLLGIATAGLAPSVNTLLKKITPEAFAGRIFGFNMSAGYLGAFGGSLLGGQVAAYLGIKYVFFITSTLLLINTIWVYFKVFKKLSLNNKLGTQLEQA